Within the Chloroflexota bacterium genome, the region AGGGATTGCAGAAAGCTAGAAAGGAAAGACCCGATCTAGTGCTCTTGGACATAATGATGCCAGTAAAGGATGGGTTCCTAGTTGCCGAGGAATTCGGAAAGGATCAATCGCTTTCCAAGATCCCTGTCCTGGCACTCACCAGCTTCTCTGATCCACTTGGGCAACCCTTTCCCTTCGAAGTGTCTGAATACATT harbors:
- a CDS encoding response regulator; translated protein: MDRKPKILLIDDDIDFVQATSKVLESKSWEILVAFNGEEGLQKARKERPDLVLLDIMMPVKDGFLVAEEFGKDQSLSKIPVLALTSFSDPLGQPFPFEVSEYIRKPVRPKELLAKVEKYLGETDSQT